A window of Petrotoga miotherma DSM 10691 genomic DNA:
TTGTCCGTCTAAAACAAACTTGTATTCAGGATTATTATCAATTAACTCGAAGAGTTTTTGAAATAAACTAGGTAACATTTTTTTTGTTATATCCGCAGGAGCGAACCATTCTCTATCCCAATGTGTGTGTGAAATGATATGGTACATCTCTTCGCCTCCAATTATCCTTTAATTGAACCAGCCTGTATCCCTTGTAAGAGTTGTCTCTGAAAAAATATTATAATTATCAAAATTGGGATCATACCAATTACAATGGCGGCACTAAGTAAACCCCAATCTATACTGTAAAGTCCCAAGAATCTGTACATTGCAACTTGGAAAACAGTCTTACTGGGAGAACTTATTAAAATCATAGGTAAAACGAATTCATTCCATGCAAATCTGAAGGTAAATATAAAAGATATACTTAAACCTGGCCAAGATAAGGGCATTATTACCTTCGTAAATCTTTGCATGGTTGTGGCACCATCCAGAGCTGCTGCCTCTTCTAAAGAAACGGGAATGGTATCAAAATGGTTTTTGAGAATAAAAATATTCAAGGGTATTATTAAAACCTGATAAGCCAGGATTACTCCCGCATATGTATCTAATAAACCCATCCTCTGAAATATCAAATATAATGGGATTGTGTTCATCGTAATAGGTATCATAAAAATTCCCATCACTCCGGCTAAAAGTTGCTTTTTCCCTCTGAACTTGTACCTTGAAAAGGCAAAGGCAGCTAACGCAGAAATTATAACACATAGTAGGGTTGCTGGAACAGCTACTATAATACTATTCAGAAAACTTCTCATCATTTGTTCATCTTGAAGAAGCAATTGATAATTTTGAAAGGTCACTTCTTTAGGAATTAAAGTAGGAGGGAATGATCTTGCTTCCTCCGCTGTTTTCAACGAAGTAACAAACACCCAAAATATAGGCATTACCGTGTAAATAGCGAATAGAACAAGAATGATAAATAGTATAGCTCTAATTGTTTTATTCTTTTTGGTCATGCCTCCTCACCCCTCAATGCTCGTAGATAAAGGAAAGAAACCGTCAAATTTATAATAAGTAGAACTATTCCTATTGCCGCACCAATAGACAGATTACCTTGTTCAAAACCTTGTTTATACATATACAAAGAGGCTGTTGTAGTAGACATTAAAGGCCCTCCTCCTGTCAATACCAATTGAAGATCAAAAAGGTTTACACTCCACATAGAAGTAAGGATTAAATTTATCCCCAAAAAAGGCGCCAACAAAGGCAACGTTATATTGAAAAAACTTTGAAGTGGGTTAGCACCATCAATTTTAGCGGCCTCATACAAACTTCTATCGATTGTCAACAACGAGGATTCTTGAAAAAGTATAGAAAACGGTGTACCAAACCATATATTAGCTATCAATAAGGATATCAAGGCCATATTTGGATCTGATATCCAATTTACAGGCTGCATTCCTAACCTCATAAGCATACCGTTTATCAATCCAAAATAATCGTTGT
This region includes:
- a CDS encoding carbohydrate ABC transporter permease encodes the protein MTKKNKTIRAILFIILVLFAIYTVMPIFWVFVTSLKTAEEARSFPPTLIPKEVTFQNYQLLLQDEQMMRSFLNSIIVAVPATLLCVIISALAAFAFSRYKFRGKKQLLAGVMGIFMIPITMNTIPLYLIFQRMGLLDTYAGVILAYQVLIIPLNIFILKNHFDTIPVSLEEAAALDGATTMQRFTKVIMPLSWPGLSISFIFTFRFAWNEFVLPMILISSPSKTVFQVAMYRFLGLYSIDWGLLSAAIVIGMIPILIIIIFFQRQLLQGIQAGSIKG
- a CDS encoding carbohydrate ABC transporter permease, which translates into the protein MQKKKWMPFLLLLPALAIMFFLMIFPVFWNLTISMHDVKTTNINDVWPFVGFQNWVKIFQDEYFLQSLKVTLFFVLGSVFFQIFIGFLIARILIERVWGTKFFRVLFILPWLLSATIVGFSWQWMYNDYFGLINGMLMRLGMQPVNWISDPNMALISLLIANIWFGTPFSILFQESSLLTIDRSLYEAAKIDGANPLQSFFNITLPLLAPFLGINLILTSMWSVNLFDLQLVLTGGGPLMSTTTASLYMYKQGFEQGNLSIGAAIGIVLLIINLTVSFLYLRALRGEEA